DNA from Pelagibacterium nitratireducens:
ACAGGGCAGCCGACATCTGACCCAGAGCGGCGAGTTTGCCAGCCTGAATCAGGTCCGATTGGGTCTTGCGCAACATCTGTTCGGTCACCCGGCGCTCGGCCACTTCTTCTTCGAGCTTGATATTGACGCTGGCAAGTTCGGCCGTGCGCTCGGTGACGCGGCGCTCGAGCATTTCCTTGGCCTCGCGTTGCAGGTGCATGCGCTCGCGCAAGCGGGCCCGTCGCTGGGCGTAGATTGCACCGGCCAATGTGCCCAGCGCGATGGCGAGGAGGGCGATGATGGTGGTCGTGAGCGCCTGGGCACGGGCCGAGGCGGTGTCGAGCATGACGCTGACCGTCCAGTCGGCCTCGGGCATGGATTCGGAGACCACAAGATATTCGCTGGCCGTCGCCTCGCGCTCGATGCTGAGCAGGCGATGACGCGCGTCTCCGGTTTCGCGGAACGGCAGCTCGACGAGTTCGGCGTTGGCATAGCGCCGGGTTTCGGCGGTGCGGGCCAACCGGTCGGCGGTCAGCGGCAGCATGGAATTGTAGAGCAGGTCGGCCCGACTCGACATGAAGATGATGCCCTCGGGGTCGGTCACCACGATGAGATAGTCGCCGCCGCGCCAGGTCTCTTCGATCGAATCGACGTCGACCTTGACCGCCACGACACCCTTGAACTGGCCATCGACCAGAACCGGCGCGCCGAAATAATAGCCGCGCTTGAACGATGTGGTGCCAAGAGCGAAGAAGCGGCCTTCGCCCCCCTCGATTGCGTCGTAGAAATAGGGGCGATACTGGAAATTCTCGCCCACGAAAGGCGTATCGCTGTCGTAATTGGAGGCGACGATTGTCGTTCCGTCTTCGCCCATAACGTAGATGTCGGAGGATTCGAACTGTGTATTGATCTGCTTGAGATAGGTGTTGACGTCGGCAACGAGGTCCTGATTGCCGGGATCGGCGAGCACGGCCTTGATGTCATCAAAATCGGCAATAACCCTGGGCAGGCTTTCGTAGCGCTCCATGTGGCCACGCAACACGGCGACCGCGAGACGCAGGGTGTTGTTGCCGCGCGCATTGGCTTCGTCGAAATAGAGCCGGTTGGCGTAGCCGCTGCCCCACAAGGCCACCGCCGCCATGGCGAACACGGCAAAGCCAGCCGCCGCAATCCAGCGGCGTGGCATTGGCCGATGAAGCGGCGCGCTAATGGTTTGAGCAAGGGTCATGGCGCCATAGTAATGGCGAGATGAACTTTTCGAAACAATTTCTTGGACTGGGGGTTCTCCCCATTCCGCTTATCGACTTGAAAGGTTGAACTTATGGCGTTTGGACGATGGACACGAAGGATTGCGGCTGGACTGTTGTTTGGAACAATGGCCGGCCCGCTTGCCGCCCAAACGCCCGAGCCACCGATCTGGGTTATCGAGGACGACAATTCGACCGTCTATATGATTGGCACCGTGCATATGATGCGCGACGGCGTGGATTGGGAAAGCCCGCAACTGGCCGACATTCTCGATGCGGCCGACAACGTCTGGCTCGAGCTCGCCAGTTTCGATCCTCCGGAAAACCTGTTCGGGCTCATAATGGAATCGGGCATGTCGCCTGACCGTCCGCTGTCTTCATTGCTTGATGACGAGGAAATGGCAGGGCTTGAAACCATTCTCGATGAGCATGGGGTGCCGCTCGACAGTTTCGATGACTTGCGCCCCTGGTACGCGTATTTGCAGATTTCGAGCCTGATGCTGGTCGATGCCGGGTTCGATCCGCAGGGCGGCATCGACATGCACATCAAGGACCGGGCCGACCGGATGGGCATTCCCGTGATGGGGTTTGAAACCTTCGAGCAACAGTTCGAAACGCTTTCGGGCATGGACGAGGCCGTGCAACTGGACGTGCTGCGCCAGACCATAGTCGAATATGAGGAAGCCAAGATCAGTCTGGTCGATGAACTGGAAAGCTGGATCGACGGCGATCTTTCCACTCTGGAGAGGGAAACCGCCGAAATCGCCGAGGAACTGGAAGGGTTCTACGATGTGCTGTTTACCGAGCGCAATCTCGGTTTTGCCGATGGTATCGAGGACATTCTCTCGGGCAAGGGGACATCTTTGGTGGCCGTCGGGCTGGGCCACTATGTCGGCCCGGATTCCATTCCCGAAATTCTGGAAGAACGCGGCTATACGGTCGAGCGGCGCTAGCCGAGTGCCGCAGCCGCTTCGTCGACGATCTCTTTGATCGACAGTGCCACGTCGATGGTTATGCCGTGCTCGTCGGGTCCGAACGGCTCGAGGGTCGCGAACTGGCTGTCGAGCAGGGCCGATGGCATGAAATGGCCCGGACGGTTGGCCTGGCGCTCGGCAATGACCGATTTGTCCCCATGCAGCAGCACGAAGCCGATCGGTTCCTCGGCCCGGTTTGTGAGGCAATCGCGATAGGATCGGCGCAGGGCCGAGCATGCGCAGACAACCCGCCCATTGGTGTCGGCGGTGTTGCGCATGGCGTCGGCAACGATCTCCAGCCACGGCCAGCGGTCTGAATCCTCGAGCGGGGTGCCGCCGCGCATCTTTTCGACATTGGCGCGCGGATGGAGATTGTCGGCGTCGATAAAGGGCACATCCAGCCGTTCGGCCAGCTCCTCCCCGATTGTCGATTTTCCGGCGCCCGAAACGCCCATGACGACGATGAGACGGGGTTTGCTGGAGGCAGGTGACGGCATGGCGATCCGGGTGTTGCTTGATGAGGTTTTCTTACCTGCCACGGTCCCGCCCGCGCTGCAATCGGTTGCAAGCCATTGATGCATCGGAGTGACAGCAGGGCGCGATGATGCACGCCGGAGGTTCGGCACAACTTGCCCCGGCTCCCGTCGAGGGCTAGAGACAAGGACTATAGAACTGGAACCAGGGGTCGCCCAACCGATGGACACGGCGTTCCAGGTCCTTATTTGGTCGCGCGGTCGAAGCGGAAAAGTCTGCAGCTTTTCCTGACCGCACACGAAAGTTGAGAGGCTTTGTGCATGGAAGAGGCAGATATCGGCCTTGTCGGGCTTGGGGTGATGGGTGAAAATCTTGCCCTCAACATTGCCGACAACGGCTACAAGGTGGCCGTTTACAACCGCACCGCTGAGAAGGTGGATGCGTTTCTGGCCAATGCCGGGGACCTGAAATCCAACGTGATGGGCAGCGGCGAACTGGCGACGTTCATTTCCATGCTCAAACGGCCGCGCTCGGTCATCATCATGGTCAAGGCCGGCGATCCGGTCGATCAGGTGATTGCCGAACTCAAGCCGCTGCTTTCCGAGGGCGATGTCATCATCGACGCGGGCAACGCCAATTACCACGACACCGTACGCCGCTTTTCAGAGCTCGATGGCACGGGCATCGGCTTTCTGGGCATCGGGGTGTCGGGTGGAGAAGAGGGTGCACGGCACGGCCCCTCCATCATGGTCGGCGGTTCGGAAGCCCAGTGGGACAATGCCGAGGCCGTCCTGACCGCCATTTCCGCCAAGTTCAATGGCGAGGCGTGTTGCGCCTATCTGGGGACCGGCGGGGCGGGCCATTTCGTCAAGACCATCCACAACGGCATCGAATATGCCGACATGCAGATGATCGGCGAGATTTACGGCATCATGCGCGACGGGCTGGCCATGAGTCCCGCCGAGTGTGCCAAGGTTTTCGAGGAGTGGAACAAGGGCCCCCTCGATAGCTATCTCATTGAAATCACCAGCCATGTGCTCAACGCCATGGACGATGAGTCCGGCAAGCCATTGGTCGAGGTCATTCTCGATGCGGCGGGCCAGAAGGGTACTGGCCGCTGGTCGGCCATCGAAGCGCTCAATCTGGGCGTGTCGGCCACCACGATCGAAGGTGCGGTTGCCGCGCGGTCGATTTCGGCGATGAAGGACGAGCGCGTCCGGGGCGAGGAAATCTACGGCGCGGGCGCCAAAGGCAAGGCGACCATTTCGCTCGAGGCGCTGGAAAAGGCGCTGCTGGCCGGAAAGATCGCAGCGTATGCGCAGGGCTTTGCGGTCATGGCCAAGGCGTCCGAGGACAATGGCTGGAACCTGCCGCTGGCCACCATCGCCAAGATCTGGCGGGCAGGCTGCATCATCCGGTCGCGGTTCCTTGACCAGATTGCCCAGGCGTTCGACAGCGGTGGGGCGGCCAATCTTCTGACCCAACCGGCCTTCATCGACATGATGAAGGACAGCAATGGCGCATTGCGGGCCGTGGTTGCCACCTGCGCGATCAATGAATTGCCGTCGCCCTGTCTTTCGTCGGCCCTGGCCTATTTCGATGCCTATCGCCAGGCGCGGGGCACGACCAATCTGACCCAGGGGCAGCGCGATTTCTTCGGCGCCCACGGGTTCAAGCGCTCGGACAAGGATGGCGATTTTCACCACACATGGCCGAGCCTGATCGGTCAATAACGAGAAGGCCGGGGCAACCCGGCCTTATTTGTTCGTGGTCTGAGCTGCACCTTCCGGCTCACCGTTGCCGTTCTCGTCCTCGGGCAGTTCGGTTTCGGGCGGATTGACCGCCTGGCCGCTCGGTTGGGCATAGCGCGGTTTTTCGCGCGCTTCATCATAGGGCCGGTGCGACAGGTCATAGCGGATGGCGGCGAAGATAAAGAGCGCCATGGCGCAGGCAATGATCAGCCCGGCCGCAAAGAACGGCGCACCGGGGAAGGTGAAGGGCCGCAGATCATTGTTGGTGAAAAAGGAAAACATCTGCGTCGCCGCGAGCGGCGCGATGATGGCGGTCAGCGAATTTGAGGCGTTGACCGCGCCCTGAAGTTCACCCTGCTGGTTGGCGCGGGCGTTGTTGGCCAAAAGTCCGGTGAGTGCCGGGGCCGCGACACCCGAAAAGGCGCCGACGACCAGGAAGGTCCACAAGCCCAGCTCGGTGTGGATCATCGAGACCCCGATAAAGGCGACCATGGCCAGCGTGAGCCCGATGATAACGGTGGCGGTAACACCGAGATAGCGGGTTGAAAATCCGACCAGAAGGGCTTGGCTCAGCGCGAACAGGATGCCGAATATGGCCAGCGACCGGCCAACCTGCGATGGCCCCCAGCCAAATTGCTCGATGGTGAAGAAGTTCCAGACATTGGGATAGGTCTGTCCGGAGAGCGAAAACAGGAACACGCAGCCCAGCAGAACGAAGATCACCGGGGTATGGCGGAAGGCCCAGAGCGCGCCGAAGGGGTTGGCGCGCTTCCAGTTGAACCGGCGACGCCGGAATTTCGACAGGCTTTCGGGCAAAACGAAAAAGCCGAACACCACATTGGCGGCAGCCAGCGCCGAGGCCAGATAGAAGGGTGCGCGAGGCCCGAATTCGCCCAACTCGCCGCCGATCACCGGGCCCACGATAAAGCCCAGCCCGAAGGCGGCCCCGATCAGCCCGAATCGTTGCGAGCGCTTTTCCTGGGGCGTGATGTCGGCCACATAGGCCGTTGCCGTGCCCATCGCCGCGCCGCAGATGCCCGAGAGCACGCGGCCAACGAACAGCCACAGAAGCGTGGGCGCCCAGGCCATGATGAGGTAATCGAGAGACAGCCCGACCAGCGAGAGCAGCAGGATCGGTCGGCGTCCCCACCGGTCGGACAGATTTCCCAGGATGGGGGAGAAGATGAACTGCATCGAGGCATAAACGAAGATCAGATAGCCGCCGATCTTGGCGGCATCGGTCATTCCTTCGTGCGACAGCTCGACGATCAGCCCCGGAAGCACCGGCAGTATGATGCCCAGCCCCACGATGTCGAGAAATACCGTGAGAAGGATAAATACGAGCGTCAGCTTGGACTGGGGATTAACGCGCATGGATTTTGGGTGCGGCCTTTGGACAAGCGTTCAGTTGGCATATCGGCGGTGGGAAAGGCAAGAACCAAGAAGCCGGTTCCGAGGCCTTCGATCAACTCTTTCCCGTTTGAATGGCATCATACCCATAAAGCCAGTCCAGACGCTTGAAATGTCCCTGGGGACCTTCAACCCTGATGACCGCGTTGCGGGCCAGCGAGAAGGGAAAGCCCATATGAAAGATTTTCCCGTTGCTGGCCGAGACGTCCTGCACACGCTTTACCCGCTCCTGACGCAAGGCTGCAAAGCGGGAAAAGGCGTGCTCGGCGCTGGGCGAGGCGGCGAGCAGGGGCGCCAGAACCGCAGCGTCCTCTATGCCCATCGCCGCGCCCTGGGCCTGAAACGGCAGCATGGCGTGGGCGGCATCGCCGACAAGCCCGATAGGACCCTTGTGCCAGACGGGCGTTGCCACGCTCGAAAGGACCCAGGGTGTCCATTCTTCGCCCACTGAATCGAGAATGCGGGCCAAGCGCCTGTCCCTGCCGGGCTTTATCCGTGGTGCGCGGTGGTCGAGGACGGAAAGATCGCGCTCTTTTTCCTGCGTGAACAGCGCCAGATTGACCGTGTTGCGGTGTGGCAATGGATAGACCACGAGGTGAAAATGGGGATTGAGCAGCAGGCTGGTGCGATTGAGGTCGAG
Protein-coding regions in this window:
- a CDS encoding TCR/Tet family MFS transporter, translating into MRVNPQSKLTLVFILLTVFLDIVGLGIILPVLPGLIVELSHEGMTDAAKIGGYLIFVYASMQFIFSPILGNLSDRWGRRPILLLSLVGLSLDYLIMAWAPTLLWLFVGRVLSGICGAAMGTATAYVADITPQEKRSQRFGLIGAAFGLGFIVGPVIGGELGEFGPRAPFYLASALAAANVVFGFFVLPESLSKFRRRRFNWKRANPFGALWAFRHTPVIFVLLGCVFLFSLSGQTYPNVWNFFTIEQFGWGPSQVGRSLAIFGILFALSQALLVGFSTRYLGVTATVIIGLTLAMVAFIGVSMIHTELGLWTFLVVGAFSGVAAPALTGLLANNARANQQGELQGAVNASNSLTAIIAPLAATQMFSFFTNNDLRPFTFPGAPFFAAGLIIACAMALFIFAAIRYDLSHRPYDEAREKPRYAQPSGQAVNPPETELPEDENGNGEPEGAAQTTNK
- a CDS encoding sensor histidine kinase, which codes for MPRRWIAAAGFAVFAMAAVALWGSGYANRLYFDEANARGNNTLRLAVAVLRGHMERYESLPRVIADFDDIKAVLADPGNQDLVADVNTYLKQINTQFESSDIYVMGEDGTTIVASNYDSDTPFVGENFQYRPYFYDAIEGGEGRFFALGTTSFKRGYYFGAPVLVDGQFKGVVAVKVDVDSIEETWRGGDYLIVVTDPEGIIFMSSRADLLYNSMLPLTADRLARTAETRRYANAELVELPFRETGDARHRLLSIEREATASEYLVVSESMPEADWTVSVMLDTASARAQALTTTIIALLAIALGTLAGAIYAQRRARLRERMHLQREAKEMLERRVTERTAELASVNIKLEEEVAERRVTEQMLRKTQSDLIQAGKLAALGQMSAALSHEFNQPLSAARNYADNALVLIDRGRIEDARANVGRISGLIDRMNSISGHLRNFARKPKQKLTNVPLDLVIGDTIELINWRVKSTGVDLIVDIEQEPLTVIGGPVRLQQVLVNILTNAIDAAETGTDRRIELTARREENRVAVTIRDHGPGIASSLAERIFDPFFSTKGVGKGLGLGLSISYNIIKDFGGELRVENHPEGGALFTIELQSVQSGFAEAAQ
- a CDS encoding TraB/GumN family protein encodes the protein MAGPLAAQTPEPPIWVIEDDNSTVYMIGTVHMMRDGVDWESPQLADILDAADNVWLELASFDPPENLFGLIMESGMSPDRPLSSLLDDEEMAGLETILDEHGVPLDSFDDLRPWYAYLQISSLMLVDAGFDPQGGIDMHIKDRADRMGIPVMGFETFEQQFETLSGMDEAVQLDVLRQTIVEYEEAKISLVDELESWIDGDLSTLERETAEIAEELEGFYDVLFTERNLGFADGIEDILSGKGTSLVAVGLGHYVGPDSIPEILEERGYTVERR
- the gndA gene encoding NADP-dependent phosphogluconate dehydrogenase produces the protein MEEADIGLVGLGVMGENLALNIADNGYKVAVYNRTAEKVDAFLANAGDLKSNVMGSGELATFISMLKRPRSVIIMVKAGDPVDQVIAELKPLLSEGDVIIDAGNANYHDTVRRFSELDGTGIGFLGIGVSGGEEGARHGPSIMVGGSEAQWDNAEAVLTAISAKFNGEACCAYLGTGGAGHFVKTIHNGIEYADMQMIGEIYGIMRDGLAMSPAECAKVFEEWNKGPLDSYLIEITSHVLNAMDDESGKPLVEVILDAAGQKGTGRWSAIEALNLGVSATTIEGAVAARSISAMKDERVRGEEIYGAGAKGKATISLEALEKALLAGKIAAYAQGFAVMAKASEDNGWNLPLATIAKIWRAGCIIRSRFLDQIAQAFDSGGAANLLTQPAFIDMMKDSNGALRAVVATCAINELPSPCLSSALAYFDAYRQARGTTNLTQGQRDFFGAHGFKRSDKDGDFHHTWPSLIGQ
- a CDS encoding gluconokinase: MPSPASSKPRLIVVMGVSGAGKSTIGEELAERLDVPFIDADNLHPRANVEKMRGGTPLEDSDRWPWLEIVADAMRNTADTNGRVVCACSALRRSYRDCLTNRAEEPIGFVLLHGDKSVIAERQANRPGHFMPSALLDSQFATLEPFGPDEHGITIDVALSIKEIVDEAAAALG